The following proteins are co-located in the Acidimicrobiia bacterium genome:
- a CDS encoding shikimate kinase gives MTSITLSGHGWIVMVVMAVPPSAQHDAARCLWRGTRWSGRSVGEVTDCTMTDHDRLCQVAPAGTPPFAHDTLCAMRRVSVVGVPGSGKTTVGRRLAGSLDAPFVELDAIFHQPDWGELPAEEFRRRALEAMTPDRWVVDGNYPAVQDLVWARADTVVWLDLPRPVVMWRIIRRTTRRVVTRERLWAGNRESLADHLRMDPNRSLIRWAWIKHGEYQVQYGAAMRSPENAHIEFIRLRSPGRGRRLHHSIGPDLRAPRAGLVY, from the coding sequence ATGACGTCGATCACCTTGTCGGGCCACGGCTGGATCGTGATGGTGGTCATGGCTGTTCCCCCTTCGGCGCAGCACGACGCCGCGCGTTGCCTGTGGCGCGGCACCCGGTGGTCCGGGCGCTCCGTGGGGGAAGTGACGGACTGCACCATGACAGACCACGACAGATTGTGTCAAGTGGCTCCAGCGGGGACGCCGCCGTTCGCGCATGACACGCTCTGCGCCATGCGCCGGGTCTCTGTTGTCGGAGTGCCGGGTTCGGGAAAGACGACCGTCGGTCGGCGGCTGGCCGGGAGTCTCGACGCGCCGTTCGTCGAGCTCGACGCGATCTTCCATCAGCCCGACTGGGGCGAACTTCCGGCTGAGGAGTTCCGACGACGGGCGCTCGAGGCGATGACCCCCGATCGCTGGGTTGTGGATGGCAACTACCCGGCCGTGCAGGATCTCGTCTGGGCCCGAGCCGACACCGTGGTTTGGCTGGACCTTCCCCGCCCGGTGGTCATGTGGAGGATCATCCGACGCACGACGCGGCGTGTGGTCACTCGCGAGCGGCTCTGGGCGGGGAACCGTGAGTCCCTCGCGGACCACCTCAGAATGGACCCGAACCGGAGCCTCATTCGCTGGGCCTGGATCAAGCACGGCGAGTACCAGGTGCAATACGGCGCGGCCATGCGTTCGCCGGAGAACGCCCACATCGAGTTCATCCGACTGCGTTCTCCAGGGAGAGGTCGGCGACTTCATCACTCGATCGGCCCGGATCTGAGAGCACCCCGAGCTGGACTTGTTTACTGA
- a CDS encoding FxLYD domain-containing protein, whose protein sequence is MLWYPPESRQPVPAPGPPPPKNGVATAALVVGIIGILLGYVGILLGPVAIGLGVVGYRKAAEDPTLPGRTPALVGSILGGVAIVTGVASAVLFFWMWDSFWDEAGENVFTALDESAQELDASQSRTPMASDVLYTVECAPGDDGYTHVEGTLTNTGDDTRSFEIEIEVGDPDGGRAFPTAPVDDVAPGETADWRASSGVLVDEAPSLDPNVGVVPQPTCEVVDVTERSVTP, encoded by the coding sequence ATGCTCTGGTATCCGCCCGAGTCGCGCCAGCCAGTGCCGGCGCCGGGCCCGCCGCCTCCCAAGAACGGCGTCGCCACCGCGGCGCTCGTCGTGGGGATCATCGGGATCCTGCTGGGGTACGTCGGCATCCTCCTCGGCCCGGTCGCGATCGGACTCGGCGTTGTCGGCTACCGCAAGGCCGCGGAGGACCCGACGCTGCCTGGCCGGACACCGGCGCTCGTGGGGTCGATCCTCGGTGGAGTCGCCATCGTCACCGGCGTGGCGAGTGCGGTGCTCTTCTTCTGGATGTGGGATTCGTTCTGGGACGAGGCCGGCGAGAACGTGTTCACGGCGCTCGACGAGTCGGCGCAGGAACTCGACGCGTCGCAATCCCGCACTCCGATGGCCTCAGACGTCCTGTATACGGTCGAGTGCGCCCCGGGCGACGACGGCTACACGCATGTGGAGGGAACGCTCACCAACACCGGTGACGACACCCGCAGCTTCGAGATCGAGATCGAGGTCGGTGACCCTGACGGGGGCCGTGCGTTTCCTACGGCACCGGTCGACGACGTGGCGCCTGGCGAAACCGCAGACTGGAGAGCCAGCAGCGGTGTCCTGGTCGACGAGGCACCGAGTCTCGACCCGAATGTGGGGGTCGTCCCCCAACCGACGTGCGAAGTCGTCGACGTGACCGAGCGATCCGTCACACCCTGA
- a CDS encoding ROK family protein, with protein MGAASRLVGVDIGGTGIKGAPVDLAAGELAEARNRIPTPHPATPDAVAATVARVVGHFSDTGRIGCTFPAVIQHGRALTAANVDTSWKGADARAVLEEATGRPVTLLNDADAAGMAEMEFGAGRGRKGVVAMVTLGTGIGTALFVDGTLVPNTELGHIEIKGRDAETWASEKVREDEGLKWKKWAKRVNKYLRTLEALINPELIIIGGGVSKKSQKYFPHIDVRAELVAAKLRNEAGIVGAAVAASREE; from the coding sequence ATGGGTGCAGCGAGCAGGCTCGTCGGGGTCGACATCGGCGGAACCGGCATCAAGGGGGCCCCGGTCGATCTGGCCGCCGGTGAGTTGGCCGAGGCGCGCAACCGGATCCCGACGCCGCACCCCGCCACCCCCGACGCCGTCGCTGCCACCGTCGCCCGGGTCGTCGGACACTTCAGTGACACCGGGCGGATCGGTTGCACGTTCCCGGCGGTGATCCAGCACGGAAGGGCGCTCACCGCCGCCAACGTCGACACGTCGTGGAAGGGGGCCGACGCCCGTGCGGTGCTGGAGGAGGCGACGGGCCGACCGGTCACCCTCCTCAATGATGCGGACGCCGCCGGGATGGCCGAGATGGAGTTCGGCGCGGGCAGGGGTCGCAAGGGTGTCGTGGCCATGGTCACGCTCGGAACCGGGATCGGTACGGCACTGTTCGTCGACGGCACGCTGGTGCCCAACACCGAGCTCGGGCACATCGAGATCAAGGGGCGTGACGCCGAGACGTGGGCGTCCGAGAAGGTCCGCGAGGACGAAGGCCTGAAGTGGAAGAAGTGGGCCAAGCGGGTGAACAAGTACCTCCGGACTCTGGAGGCGCTCATCAACCCGGAGCTCATCATCATCGGTGGCGGGGTCTCGAAGAAGTCGCAGAAGTACTTCCCCCACATCGACGTCCGCGCTGAGCTCGTAGCGGCGAAGCTCCGCAACGAGGCCGGAATCGTCGGTGCGGCTGTTGCTGCCTCCCGGGAGGAGTGA
- the moeB gene encoding molybdopterin-synthase adenylyltransferase MoeB, which translates to MASFRDLLADTKSQITEIDPAEAEKRLGDATFLDVREQDEVDQGIVPGAVHIPRGHLESQVENRVTDRDTPLVVYCAGGVRSAFAAQTLQQLGYTDVVSLEGGYGRWKDEGRDWVTPATLTSDQRDRYQRHTLLPEVGVEGQQQLLDSKVLLLGAGGLGSPAALYLAAAGVGTIGIVDMDVVDASNLQRQILHNMGRIGDRKVDSAKKTLTELNPDVNVVAHDVRLGADNVLDIIDGYDVIVDGADNFPVRYLLNDASLLKRIPVVHGSIFRFEGQVTVFKPYDGPCYRCLLPEPPPPELAPSCSEAGVLGVLPGIVGSIQALEAIKVLLDLGDTLDGRLLAIDTLDESFRTFKVRRDPQCPACGEDAPPIQIAEYDQFCLPHAVLPDA; encoded by the coding sequence ATGGCCAGCTTCCGCGACCTCCTCGCCGACACGAAGTCGCAGATCACCGAGATCGACCCGGCCGAGGCCGAGAAGCGCCTCGGCGACGCCACCTTCCTCGACGTGCGCGAGCAGGACGAGGTCGACCAGGGCATCGTGCCCGGCGCCGTCCACATCCCCCGCGGACACCTCGAGAGCCAGGTCGAGAACAGGGTCACCGACCGCGACACCCCGCTCGTCGTCTACTGCGCCGGCGGGGTCCGCTCCGCCTTCGCCGCCCAGACCCTTCAGCAGCTCGGCTACACCGACGTCGTGTCCCTGGAGGGTGGCTACGGGCGCTGGAAGGACGAAGGGCGCGACTGGGTCACACCCGCGACCCTCACCTCCGACCAGCGCGACCGCTACCAGCGTCACACGCTGCTCCCCGAGGTCGGCGTGGAGGGTCAGCAGCAGCTCCTCGACTCGAAAGTGCTGCTGCTCGGCGCCGGCGGTCTCGGGTCGCCCGCCGCGCTCTACCTCGCGGCGGCCGGGGTCGGCACGATCGGCATCGTCGACATGGACGTCGTCGACGCCTCCAACCTCCAGCGTCAGATCCTGCACAACATGGGCCGGATCGGTGACCGCAAGGTCGACTCGGCGAAGAAGACGCTCACCGAGCTCAACCCGGATGTGAACGTCGTGGCGCACGACGTGCGTCTCGGTGCCGACAACGTGCTCGACATCATCGACGGCTACGACGTGATCGTCGACGGTGCCGACAACTTCCCCGTGCGGTACCTGCTGAACGACGCGTCATTGCTCAAGAGGATTCCGGTCGTTCACGGCTCGATCTTCCGCTTCGAGGGGCAGGTCACCGTCTTCAAGCCCTACGACGGACCCTGCTACCGGTGCCTGCTGCCCGAGCCGCCCCCGCCGGAGCTGGCGCCGAGCTGCTCGGAGGCCGGTGTGCTCGGCGTGCTGCCCGGCATCGTCGGCTCCATCCAGGCGCTCGAGGCCATCAAGGTGCTCCTCGACCTCGGTGACACCCTCGACGGCCGACTGCTGGCGATCGACACCCTCGACGAGAGCTTCCGGACGTTCAAGGTCCGGCGCGACCCGCAGTGCCCGGCCTGCGGCGAGGACGCTCCTCCGATCCAGATCGCCGAGTACGACCAGTTCTGCCTCCCCCACGCGGTGCTCCCCGACGCCTGA
- a CDS encoding plastocyanin/azurin family copper-binding protein: MRASGTHQIVVAALVAVVLAACGGSDESRGSDAADDLQPVPTAGAVDDTGVSDVGVITTGNTFRDPTIRVDAGTTVTWTNGSAARHDILDASEGWSNATPAPDDFGVDADTFDATGEYSFTFDDPGIYAYYCSIHGGPTVGMTGTVIVE; encoded by the coding sequence ATGCGAGCCTCAGGGACGCATCAAATCGTGGTGGCGGCGCTCGTGGCTGTGGTGCTCGCTGCGTGCGGCGGTTCCGATGAGTCCCGGGGCTCGGATGCGGCCGACGACCTGCAACCGGTCCCGACGGCGGGCGCCGTCGACGACACCGGCGTGTCCGACGTCGGGGTCATCACGACCGGAAACACGTTCCGTGACCCCACGATCCGCGTCGACGCCGGCACGACGGTGACGTGGACCAACGGGAGCGCCGCGCGCCACGACATCCTCGACGCCTCCGAGGGCTGGAGCAACGCCACGCCGGCCCCCGACGACTTCGGGGTCGACGCCGACACGTTCGACGCCACCGGCGAGTACAGCTTCACGTTCGACGACCCGGGGATCTACGCCTACTACTGCTCGATCCACGGAGGACCCACCGTCGGGATGACCGGCACCGTCATCGTCGAGTAG
- a CDS encoding plastocyanin/azurin family copper-binding protein, translating into MRNRWTAAAAFVAAAALALGACGGGDDSSDDGGGGDNGPVNTEGAVDETGSTEVAVAARDNVFEPETVTVDAGTTVTWTNDGRNDHNILDASDAYSDATATPFEVEAVAFTPGDEYSATLDEPGTYAYYCSLHGTPTGGMIGTIVVE; encoded by the coding sequence ATGCGAAATCGCTGGACGGCAGCGGCCGCGTTCGTGGCGGCGGCTGCGCTCGCGCTGGGCGCATGCGGAGGTGGTGACGACTCCTCCGACGACGGCGGGGGAGGCGACAACGGCCCCGTCAACACGGAGGGAGCCGTCGACGAGACCGGCTCGACCGAGGTGGCCGTGGCCGCCCGCGACAACGTGTTCGAGCCCGAGACGGTCACGGTCGACGCCGGTACGACGGTCACGTGGACGAACGACGGGCGCAACGACCACAACATCCTCGACGCCTCCGATGCCTACAGTGACGCGACGGCCACTCCGTTCGAGGTGGAGGCGGTGGCGTTCACGCCCGGCGACGAGTACAGCGCCACGCTCGACGAGCCCGGTACCTACGCCTACTACTGCTCGCTGCACGGCACCCCGACCGGCGGCATGATCGGCACCATCGTCGTCGAGTAG
- a CDS encoding right-handed parallel beta-helix repeat-containing protein, which yields MGKRFGVVAVLIICMALIASACDSGDDSTGDDGGGDGDYRTLEVPGDYDTIQAAVDDASAGDLVLVDEGVYKEAVTVPEGTDNIVIRGTDRNKVILDGEFEKENGIFVVGANGVAVENMTARNYTANGFFWTGVEGYRGSYLTAYRNGDYGIYAFDSVTGQFDNSLGSGSPDAGFYIGQCYPCDAVLDNVIGEFNGLGYSGTDAGGNLIIANSTFRNNRAGIVPNTGAYELCYPQRDMTIVGNRVYDNNYGEGPAVGLTQDVDVVGSGVLVGGGIGNNIERNQIYDNDLAGVLLTNFPESGAADDVPGPEDRTTPCSEYRERPLPDPSEIPEVVIWPTAENTIVGNEVSGSEYDLAIALLDEAYDNGNCFADNVFTTSGPANIEQFLPCEGEGTGSKDDSPFPILQLAEAGPPAGDYKTTPEPDDQENMPDASSAPPVPATPDNVPMQIDVDSITLPSKES from the coding sequence ATGGGGAAGCGTTTCGGAGTCGTTGCCGTGCTGATCATCTGCATGGCGCTGATCGCGTCGGCGTGCGACAGCGGCGACGACTCGACGGGCGACGACGGCGGTGGTGACGGCGACTACCGCACCCTCGAGGTCCCCGGTGACTACGACACCATCCAGGCCGCCGTCGACGACGCGTCTGCGGGCGACCTCGTCCTCGTCGATGAGGGCGTCTACAAGGAGGCGGTGACGGTTCCCGAGGGCACCGACAACATCGTCATCCGGGGGACGGACCGCAACAAGGTGATCCTCGACGGTGAGTTCGAGAAGGAGAACGGGATCTTCGTCGTCGGAGCCAACGGTGTGGCGGTGGAGAACATGACCGCCCGCAACTACACCGCCAACGGATTCTTCTGGACCGGGGTGGAGGGCTATCGCGGCTCGTATCTCACGGCCTACCGCAACGGTGACTACGGCATCTACGCCTTCGACTCCGTCACCGGCCAGTTCGACAACTCACTCGGCTCGGGAAGCCCCGACGCCGGGTTCTACATCGGGCAGTGCTACCCCTGCGACGCCGTGCTCGACAACGTCATCGGCGAGTTCAACGGCCTCGGCTACTCGGGAACCGATGCCGGCGGCAACCTCATCATCGCCAACTCCACCTTCCGCAACAACCGCGCCGGCATCGTCCCGAACACCGGCGCCTACGAGCTGTGCTATCCGCAGCGTGACATGACCATTGTCGGCAACAGGGTCTACGACAACAACTACGGCGAGGGACCGGCGGTCGGCCTGACCCAGGATGTCGACGTCGTGGGGTCGGGTGTACTCGTCGGCGGTGGGATCGGCAACAACATCGAGCGGAACCAGATCTACGACAACGACCTCGCTGGCGTGCTGCTCACGAACTTCCCCGAGTCGGGCGCTGCCGACGACGTGCCCGGTCCCGAGGACCGCACCACGCCGTGCTCGGAGTACCGGGAGCGCCCTCTTCCAGACCCGAGTGAGATCCCCGAGGTCGTGATCTGGCCCACCGCGGAGAACACGATCGTCGGCAATGAGGTGAGTGGTTCGGAGTACGACCTCGCCATCGCCCTCCTCGACGAGGCCTACGACAACGGCAACTGCTTCGCCGACAATGTGTTCACGACGAGCGGGCCCGCCAACATCGAGCAGTTCCTCCCCTGCGAGGGCGAGGGCACCGGGAGCAAGGACGACAGCCCGTTCCCGATCCTGCAGCTGGCCGAGGCCGGTCCGCCGGCGGGCGACTACAAGACGACGCCGGAACCCGACGACCAGGAGAACATGCCCGACGCGTCGTCGGCCCCACCCGTTCCGGCCACACCCGACAACGTGCCGATGCAGATCGACGTCGACTCGATCACGCTTCCCTCGAAGGAGTCCTGA